One segment of Nostoc flagelliforme CCNUN1 DNA contains the following:
- a CDS encoding ATP-binding protein, whose translation MKAELLKRLFRAIASSDQEAIEKLAYLVIEEERSKGHTLLADQLENITKKSQKDKTVNRYQPATPVTENLQTLGELPTSKRFKTPLVTVIPREKLRHHMILPENTEKRFRRIEREYAARDRLAHYGLRYRQKILLYGPPGCGKTLGAERLAWNTGLPLLKVRFDAMVSSYLGETASNLRLVFEDAAKNPCLLFLDECDSIAKSREDTQEVGEIKRVVNTFLQILDEYQSTSGLLVAATNLDKFLDTALWRRFDDLIAVPKPGDKELEFILKETLSAIEVGFINWSEIIKQMKDFSAAQAVRVAQDAAKRAILEREELVIQEHLEEAIAEIKVS comes from the coding sequence ATGAAAGCAGAGCTTCTCAAAAGACTCTTTAGAGCGATCGCAAGTTCAGACCAAGAAGCGATTGAGAAACTCGCATATTTAGTAATTGAGGAAGAACGCAGTAAAGGACATACGCTCCTAGCTGACCAGCTAGAGAACATTACTAAAAAAAGTCAAAAAGATAAAACAGTTAATCGTTATCAACCAGCGACTCCGGTAACAGAAAATTTACAAACTTTAGGTGAACTACCTACTAGCAAGCGTTTCAAGACTCCTTTGGTAACTGTTATACCAAGGGAAAAATTAAGACATCACATGATATTGCCGGAAAACACTGAAAAACGTTTCCGCCGAATTGAGCGTGAGTATGCAGCAAGAGATAGGCTTGCTCATTATGGTTTGCGTTACAGACAAAAAATTCTTCTTTATGGACCACCTGGTTGTGGAAAAACATTAGGAGCAGAGCGTCTTGCTTGGAATACAGGTTTGCCGCTTTTAAAAGTTCGTTTTGATGCAATGGTGTCGTCTTACTTAGGAGAAACCGCAAGCAATTTAAGACTTGTATTTGAAGATGCAGCCAAAAATCCTTGTTTATTGTTTCTTGATGAATGCGATTCAATCGCTAAATCTAGAGAAGATACTCAAGAAGTAGGAGAAATTAAGCGAGTAGTTAACACATTTTTACAAATTCTGGATGAGTATCAATCCACCTCTGGACTTTTAGTGGCAGCTACAAACTTAGATAAATTTTTAGATACTGCGCTCTGGAGAAGGTTTGATGACTTGATTGCCGTACCCAAGCCTGGAGATAAAGAGCTAGAATTTATACTAAAAGAAACGCTATCTGCAATTGAAGTAGGATTCATTAATTGGTCTGAAATAATCAAGCAGATGAAAGATTTTTCTGCGGCTCAAGCTGTAAGAGTTGCACAAGATGCGGCTAAACGGGCAATCCTTGAGCGAGAGGAGCTTGTTATTCAAGAACATTTAGAGGAAGCAATCGCAGAAATCAAGGTTTCTTAG
- a CDS encoding DUF2997 domain-containing protein has product MERSVLIHFDNATGEVRVEAKGFEGLSCLSATQPFEEALGVVEGDRTYKEESAPQIRNTNTHQQYQRQ; this is encoded by the coding sequence ATGGAACGTTCAGTTTTGATTCATTTCGACAATGCTACAGGTGAAGTTCGAGTGGAAGCAAAGGGGTTCGAGGGCTTGAGTTGTTTATCGGCTACGCAACCGTTTGAAGAGGCACTTGGGGTTGTGGAGGGCGATCGCACCTATAAAGAAGAGTCAGCCCCACAAATCCGTAACACTAATACCCACCAACAGTATCAGCGCCAGTAG
- a CDS encoding DUF1257 domain-containing protein, giving the protein MSHFSTVKTKLANRECLVQALQDLKLNPQVYETAQSLKGYYGSSQGQSAEIIVSGRTIKARADIGFKWNQSSGVYEVIHDSYETVPKLGKDFFSNKLMLAYGQRMVRAKAAELQEQFGECAIAEETNGTVQTLRLTFAGHQEVQQYVRR; this is encoded by the coding sequence ATGTCACACTTCTCAACCGTCAAAACCAAGCTTGCTAACCGTGAATGCCTGGTACAAGCTTTACAAGATTTGAAGCTGAATCCGCAAGTTTACGAAACAGCACAATCACTAAAAGGATACTACGGTAGTTCTCAAGGACAAAGCGCTGAAATTATCGTATCTGGTCGCACCATAAAAGCCCGTGCAGACATCGGATTCAAGTGGAATCAGTCAAGCGGCGTGTACGAGGTAATACATGACAGTTATGAAACAGTTCCGAAGCTGGGCAAAGACTTTTTCAGCAATAAACTAATGCTGGCTTATGGACAACGAATGGTTCGCGCTAAAGCTGCCGAGTTACAAGAGCAATTTGGGGAATGTGCGATCGCTGAAGAAACCAACGGCACTGTGCAAACTTTACGGCTGACTTTTGCCGGACATCAAGAAGTTCAACAATATGTAAGGAGATAA
- a CDS encoding ASCH domain-containing protein: MKALSVRQPWAWAIIYALKDIENRGWPINYRGDILIHAAKTCTKKEYQLAREFCQSMGVSIPELISLRRGQVLGIVTIVDCKFSQVASGWGMPEQYHWKLENPREITPIPYIGQLGIFEVPDDLVMEVVA; encoded by the coding sequence ATGAAAGCGCTATCTGTTCGTCAGCCTTGGGCATGGGCAATAATTTATGCTCTCAAGGATATTGAAAACCGTGGCTGGCCTATCAATTATCGCGGCGATATTCTCATTCATGCAGCCAAAACCTGTACCAAGAAAGAGTACCAGCTAGCGAGAGAATTTTGCCAAAGCATGGGTGTGTCTATCCCAGAGTTAATCTCTCTACGTCGCGGTCAAGTTCTTGGCATTGTCACAATAGTAGACTGCAAGTTTTCACAAGTTGCATCTGGTTGGGGGATGCCTGAGCAATACCACTGGAAGCTGGAGAATCCGCGAGAGATTACACCGATTCCTTACATTGGGCAACTGGGAATTTTTGAAGTGCCAGATGATTTGGTTATGGAGGTGGTTGCATGA
- a CDS encoding DNA modification methylase has protein sequence MLDNLLSLFEKEQRNERKELVLESPVSPSNLMRQNLFEQFRSKIIDNPSLDRKLVSFQANKQSPFYSWFKYREGFSCQLVQYLLQTLMPRSGILLDPFAGGGSALFAARDLGWTTEGIEALPVGIYAMKARIAAEKLNVESFRNSIKQILSEDFSKYYESKHALKHISITNGAFHEDEEKQLVGYISYCNQYIKDENIKLVFLYAGFCILEDISYTRKDGQYLRWDVRSGRSQGKTSFNKGIILSFRQAIESKLSQILNDLAEKPEQMSLFKEEKEENISKKQINILSGSCLEILPTLPESSIDFVLTSPPYANRYDYTRTYALELVYLGYNSEEVKKLRQTMLSCTVENRDKRQYLEEYYRKLNCVEGFHEIEKTFNEQAALQEVLSILDDYRDKGKLNNSNIARLVRNYFYEMCYVIYELARLIKPGGIITMVNDNVRYAGEEIPVDIILSDFAESFGLKVKFIWTLGRGKGNSSQQMGNHGRTELRKCVYVWEKERT, from the coding sequence ATGTTAGATAACTTATTGAGTCTTTTTGAAAAAGAACAGCGTAATGAGAGAAAAGAATTGGTACTAGAATCACCTGTTTCCCCCTCTAATTTAATGCGTCAAAATCTATTTGAGCAATTCCGTAGCAAAATAATAGATAATCCTTCTCTTGATAGGAAATTGGTTAGTTTCCAGGCAAATAAACAATCTCCTTTCTATAGCTGGTTTAAGTATCGAGAAGGGTTTTCTTGTCAGCTTGTTCAATATCTACTTCAAACTTTGATGCCTCGATCGGGTATATTACTTGATCCTTTCGCAGGTGGTGGTTCCGCTCTATTCGCTGCAAGAGATTTAGGCTGGACTACTGAAGGGATAGAGGCTCTACCAGTTGGTATATATGCTATGAAAGCGCGTATAGCAGCAGAGAAACTAAATGTGGAATCATTCAGAAATTCAATAAAACAGATTCTTAGTGAAGATTTTTCTAAATATTATGAGTCGAAACACGCACTGAAACATATTTCTATTACGAATGGTGCCTTCCATGAAGATGAAGAAAAACAGCTTGTTGGTTATATCAGTTATTGCAATCAATACATAAAGGATGAGAATATCAAACTGGTTTTTCTCTACGCAGGCTTCTGTATCCTTGAAGACATAAGCTATACTAGAAAAGATGGTCAGTATCTTCGTTGGGATGTCCGCTCAGGTCGTTCTCAGGGAAAAACGTCTTTTAATAAGGGAATTATTCTCAGTTTCCGTCAAGCTATCGAGAGCAAATTATCTCAAATTCTAAATGATTTGGCTGAGAAGCCTGAACAAATGTCTCTTTTTAAAGAAGAGAAAGAAGAGAATATTTCTAAGAAACAGATTAATATTTTATCTGGTTCATGTCTTGAAATACTACCTACATTGCCTGAATCTAGTATAGATTTTGTGTTAACCTCCCCTCCCTATGCCAACCGTTATGATTACACACGAACCTATGCACTCGAGCTAGTATACTTAGGTTACAACAGTGAAGAAGTGAAGAAACTACGTCAAACGATGCTTTCATGTACTGTAGAGAATAGGGATAAAAGACAATATCTTGAAGAGTACTACAGAAAACTGAATTGTGTTGAGGGCTTCCACGAGATTGAGAAAACTTTCAATGAGCAAGCAGCACTGCAAGAAGTTCTTTCTATCCTTGATGATTATCGTGATAAAGGAAAACTAAACAATTCCAATATTGCACGTCTTGTCCGTAACTATTTTTATGAGATGTGCTATGTAATTTATGAGCTTGCACGTCTAATTAAGCCAGGTGGAATAATAACAATGGTTAATGATAATGTTCGCTATGCTGGGGAGGAAATTCCTGTTGATATTATTTTATCTGACTTTGCAGAAAGTTTTGGTTTAAAAGTTAAATTTATATGGACATTAGGCAGAGGTAAAGGAAATAGTAGTCAGCAAATGGGAAATCATGGCCGTACTGAATTGAGAAAGTGCGTTTATGTATGGGAAAAAGAGCGAACATGA
- a CDS encoding replicative DNA helicase, with protein sequence MHSNQDNVVPFGSNYSVSGLPPQNIEAEEAILGGIMLDPEAMTRVSDRLSIEAFYISAHKDIYQAAVQLHATYQPTDLLSVTAWLADHNLLNRIGGRNKLATLVDRTVSAVNIDALADLVMEKYRRRQLIKVGSEIVHLGYETETELPLVLSLAEAKVFTVTQNQSDERCKVFSAQDMGFELFQKLEMGNMAGDRIGWYDLENITGGIYPSSLVVVAAESHMGKTHFMISYAYEIMTKLGLPVLYVTPEMDKNQLNARMLARITGVDASMIQTNTQCYWEQIAQGIGQMVELPWKVYEHSSPTTTMIASAVRRAIAEFGGSIGAVFIDYLQQIPLESGGNMAFEVGKITRQIRDIAKSHKIPVFLGCQINRGNQTTADKRPNRHLLRNSGEIFEVCDQLIMLYRDAVYTKDPSDRTIELIVEKNRLYGKLGTATMLCDLSTSKFLNLAR encoded by the coding sequence ATGCACTCTAATCAAGACAATGTAGTTCCTTTTGGTTCTAACTATTCAGTTTCCGGTTTGCCCCCACAAAACATCGAGGCTGAAGAAGCGATTTTGGGCGGGATTATGCTTGACCCAGAAGCAATGACTAGAGTCAGCGATCGCTTGAGTATTGAAGCCTTTTACATCAGCGCCCACAAAGATATTTATCAAGCCGCAGTCCAACTTCATGCTACATATCAACCCACAGATTTACTTTCTGTCACCGCATGGTTGGCTGACCACAATCTGCTCAATCGCATTGGTGGCAGAAACAAGTTAGCGACTTTGGTAGACCGCACTGTATCCGCCGTCAACATCGACGCTTTAGCTGATTTGGTGATGGAGAAATACCGACGGCGACAGCTAATCAAAGTCGGATCAGAAATTGTCCACCTCGGTTACGAAACAGAAACTGAACTACCACTTGTACTATCGCTTGCTGAGGCGAAAGTTTTCACTGTAACCCAAAATCAAAGCGATGAACGTTGCAAGGTTTTCTCAGCACAAGATATGGGCTTTGAACTGTTCCAAAAGCTGGAGATGGGAAACATGGCAGGTGACAGAATTGGTTGGTACGACTTGGAAAATATCACCGGGGGAATTTATCCCAGTAGCTTAGTTGTAGTGGCTGCTGAATCCCACATGGGCAAAACTCACTTCATGATTTCTTACGCTTACGAAATCATGACTAAGCTCGGATTACCAGTTCTGTATGTAACTCCAGAAATGGACAAGAATCAACTCAATGCCCGAATGCTAGCCCGAATCACAGGCGTAGACGCTTCTATGATTCAAACCAATACTCAGTGCTACTGGGAGCAAATAGCACAAGGCATAGGACAGATGGTGGAACTGCCTTGGAAAGTCTATGAGCATTCCTCCCCTACAACCACAATGATTGCTTCTGCTGTGCGCCGTGCTATTGCCGAATTTGGTGGTTCTATTGGGGCTGTGTTTATTGACTACTTGCAGCAGATTCCTCTGGAGTCCGGCGGGAACATGGCCTTTGAAGTCGGCAAGATTACTCGTCAGATTCGGGATATTGCCAAGTCTCACAAAATTCCTGTTTTCTTGGGTTGTCAAATCAATCGGGGCAATCAAACTACGGCTGATAAACGCCCCAATCGTCATCTGTTACGTAATTCTGGTGAAATCTTTGAGGTTTGTGACCAGTTAATCATGCTCTACCGGGATGCTGTTTATACAAAAGACCCAAGCGACCGCACTATTGAGTTGATTGTTGAGAAAAACCGCCTTTACGGTAAGCTCGGCACTGCGACGATGTTGTGCGATTTATCGACCTCGAAATTTTTGAACTTGGCGAGGTAA
- a CDS encoding AAA family ATPase, producing MKLSNLLSTLDSQIPIAAVDVLSPDEATIIQWLTAEANNKLSSPVFFWNLGVSTLEQCLIAADGGLVFKPVAEYKRPPQSDPLLFVFDYIANFSGNGVFVLGDIHPFIAKNSPQLSWEILSKVKNLYHRLKPTDKRIVLLGQNIQLHESLVRLIPYCEVPLPSIDQILEHITSYLHDLQQSAKEQELTFTVTLENAEFETLSRAALGLTLEEISDFLRLTVKENLTNDGVLVDADFIPKAVEYKTRLLSQMGIELGKPASIPFGGLDLLRDWLNRRRRLFTQEARSLSLPQPKGVLLAGPPGTGKSHCAKNIASILNLPLLQLDIASLLGSLVGESEGNVKRALKTASAIAPCVLFIDEVEKALSGIGDTSGVSQRILGTLLTFMAECTSGVFIVATCNDPSALPSEFKRKGRFDESFFVDLPTEPERVQILGIHLQRFGIHLESEYLEAIAASTAKFSGAELETLASEAALLAFDEGRPQLLTLADLETCRQTITPLAIQDAAAVERMQSWASTARRASSPVVAAKTQSLRAAKFRNMN from the coding sequence ATGAAACTCTCAAATCTTCTCTCCACACTCGATTCACAAATTCCCATCGCTGCGGTTGATGTTCTATCTCCTGATGAAGCGACGATTATTCAGTGGCTGACTGCTGAAGCTAACAATAAGCTTTCAAGTCCTGTGTTCTTCTGGAATCTGGGAGTATCAACTTTGGAGCAATGTTTAATCGCAGCAGATGGGGGATTGGTGTTTAAGCCAGTTGCAGAGTACAAAAGACCTCCACAGTCTGATCCACTACTATTTGTATTCGACTACATTGCTAACTTTAGTGGTAATGGTGTATTTGTCCTCGGAGATATTCACCCCTTTATTGCTAAGAACTCACCCCAATTGAGTTGGGAGATTTTAAGCAAGGTAAAAAACCTTTACCACAGGTTAAAACCTACAGATAAACGCATTGTCTTGTTGGGTCAGAACATACAATTACACGAATCCTTAGTCAGATTGATTCCTTATTGTGAAGTCCCTTTACCTAGTATTGACCAAATACTTGAGCATATCACTTCTTATTTGCATGACTTACAACAGTCTGCTAAAGAGCAAGAATTAACTTTCACTGTTACGCTAGAAAATGCTGAATTTGAAACTCTTTCTCGTGCTGCTCTGGGATTAACCCTGGAGGAGATTAGCGACTTCCTTCGGTTAACAGTCAAAGAAAATTTAACTAATGATGGTGTCCTCGTTGACGCTGATTTTATCCCCAAAGCCGTCGAGTACAAAACTCGGCTACTCTCTCAAATGGGTATCGAGTTGGGTAAGCCAGCCAGCATACCCTTCGGCGGTTTGGATCTACTGCGTGATTGGTTGAATCGTCGCCGCCGTCTGTTTACACAAGAGGCACGAAGTCTCTCGTTACCCCAACCCAAAGGTGTGTTGCTGGCTGGCCCACCGGGTACTGGGAAATCTCACTGTGCCAAAAACATCGCTAGCATACTTAATCTACCACTTCTACAACTCGACATTGCGTCCCTTCTAGGTTCACTTGTTGGCGAATCCGAAGGTAATGTTAAACGTGCTTTGAAAACAGCATCCGCGATCGCACCTTGCGTCTTGTTTATAGATGAAGTAGAAAAAGCACTTTCTGGTATTGGCGATACGAGCGGTGTTTCCCAACGCATTCTCGGTACTTTGCTTACGTTCATGGCTGAATGTACAAGCGGCGTATTTATAGTTGCGACCTGCAATGACCCATCAGCACTACCAAGTGAATTCAAGAGGAAGGGAAGGTTTGATGAATCTTTCTTTGTTGATCTTCCCACAGAACCAGAACGAGTCCAGATTCTGGGGATTCATCTGCAACGCTTTGGCATTCATCTGGAATCGGAGTATTTGGAGGCGATCGCAGCTTCGACCGCGAAATTCTCCGGTGCAGAATTGGAAACCCTCGCTTCGGAAGCTGCTTTGCTGGCATTCGATGAAGGGCGACCGCAGCTCTTAACGCTTGCTGATCTGGAAACCTGTCGTCAAACCATTACCCCGCTTGCAATTCAGGATGCGGCGGCAGTTGAGCGGATGCAGTCCTGGGCATCCACCGCACGACGGGCTAGTAGCCCTGTGGTTGCAGCGAAAACTCAGTCTTTGCGTG
- a CDS encoding XcyI family restriction endonuclease, which translates to MSTDEKALLLEANRINYRLRSTFFYRKLKEYNTLSFPQIIVELLSVEHLYSWDERKEWGIGEDAFSYIITHPELNLLQVFCHPKLLREHPRLLAYYRNIAVLSQKSVSYLAKIDVKKKENDVYNTIPLEPDQAIKLSILFNEHITLIIDSSIQSFTERELYGLLLTSTGAQIDGSWRNAIGEEAEKVVQRLLVNEAKERNVLGAFISRVGTSVEQFNLNKLEEQVSNIHKYRGILLINQTSILFSSEPDISLIAVNGTTVSVIEVKGGADPAGALERYGAAKKSFGEARRLSPDVPTILVASCITPEVHTRISQDTLITSYYNLTELLSENSISYHQFMNEVFSLLGIV; encoded by the coding sequence ATGAGTACAGATGAAAAAGCTTTGCTTTTAGAAGCAAATCGAATTAATTACAGATTAAGATCGACTTTCTTCTATCGTAAACTTAAAGAATATAATACGCTTTCATTTCCTCAAATCATTGTCGAACTGCTTTCGGTAGAACATTTGTATAGTTGGGATGAAAGAAAAGAATGGGGAATAGGCGAAGACGCTTTTAGTTATATCATCACTCATCCTGAGCTTAATCTTCTACAAGTATTTTGTCACCCTAAACTTTTACGGGAACATCCTCGACTTTTAGCTTACTACCGTAATATTGCAGTTCTTTCGCAGAAATCTGTTTCTTATCTAGCTAAGATTGATGTTAAAAAGAAAGAGAATGATGTGTACAACACTATCCCTTTAGAGCCTGATCAAGCTATTAAACTATCAATTCTTTTTAATGAACATATAACTCTTATTATTGATTCTTCTATTCAAAGTTTTACTGAGAGAGAATTATATGGACTATTACTTACCTCAACTGGCGCACAAATAGATGGTTCTTGGCGCAATGCTATTGGAGAGGAAGCTGAAAAAGTAGTACAGAGGCTTTTAGTTAACGAGGCAAAAGAACGTAATGTTTTAGGGGCTTTTATTTCTCGTGTAGGTACTTCAGTTGAGCAGTTTAATTTAAATAAATTGGAAGAGCAAGTCAGTAATATTCATAAGTATCGGGGCATATTATTGATCAATCAAACATCGATTCTTTTTTCAAGTGAGCCAGATATTTCACTTATTGCAGTCAATGGTACAACAGTATCTGTAATAGAAGTTAAGGGGGGTGCAGACCCCGCAGGTGCTTTAGAACGTTATGGCGCAGCAAAAAAGTCTTTTGGAGAGGCAAGACGGCTATCACCAGATGTTCCAACTATTCTTGTTGCAAGCTGTATTACACCTGAAGTACATACGCGGATTAGTCAAGATACTCTTATTACCTCTTACTATAATCTTACAGAACTTTTGTCAGAGAATTCTATCTCTTATCATCAGTTTATGAATGAGGTTTTCTCATTGCTTGGCATAGTTTAA